The genomic stretch ggaggtttacatttaaagtcataaggcgactatcaagcttcaatggcggagaaagatcctatgtggccctctgtacattctttcaggtaaagcgggaattttgatattattttacttttagtctcttaaaattgtttggtttagtctcattcccctcattatcctactttttccgcctacccacacataaccctcTCTCTCtgccccccccccttccccctcccccccaccccccccccacccccccaccacacacacttcagaaatgtaaataatttctattaattgtcttggtgctgtgtgtttgagtcttagatttctgtgtcgttattcaccccgttccccacccatacctaacccccacaaacatacaacactattaccaaatcgtatttagttagaagaaacctcagaatattactgtcctaaaacactggccctattacaaaataatttcacaaatatatttcttgcgtgactgttcaagcaaggtgtggaactcaggtgagcgatctagggccctcttgttgctatacgtaacatcacttatcattaagataattatttgtatttcataaacctgttaatttttcttcactcaaaaaagtaaatatacacaaggaattgataatcatagtgtcaaataggaagtgcgacatttagcgttggtgttgcgacatataacggtgggcaaatttttgcgacatttaacgttaaaggtgcgacatttagcggcagacgattttgcgacatttagcggtggttgcgacatttaacgtcaaccttgcgacatttaacggtggttgcgacatttagcggcgttgcgacatttaacgttgccacaatgcACACTGTGTATCGTTCAAGGTTGCATGCACACACCGACATATGAACAATCTGCGGATAACTCCGGattgtttttggtacttgtaacatgtttaaatgttgagtttcTGCACAACCCGGGGCCAGATTTCCACTGCCggccatgaacaagctcaatcaagcTAGCTTGTGACATTTCcctttttgtcgtgttgggcaaccTGTTGAGTTTACACTATtcctattttaaatgttttctgaaAGACTGCAAAGTCTCTTTTTTACCGCATGTTGCCAGACTAAGATAACGGTTATTTTGATGGAAAGAACAAGGTTAAAAATCCTATtgctttaattttttaatgtgtGTGGCGGCTGtgaaaagtctccccgtacctcCATTCAGAGGTATTATTTTTccagtcctttgggatcatggagtccattcaatatctgtgaaatagaattccgtttaagccggtgctagggcgtGGACGACCTActacgaacagactcaatcaaactgagtcacTAAGTCTACTactattttgctttattttatgctaactgatgaaatactgtgttttatcagtgagatataacccatatcactcactgcatatcactcactgcataacactcactgtaaatgataaagctttgccgatctacttgtacatcgtgtataaattttaaattacttgcttaaaacaggatgaaaattgtagtcgcactttgttctttgtAGAATATTTCTCTATTCAAATTACCttacttaatgaaaatttcataacgttgtgcagcaagaaataaaataaaatggaactttatgatGTGTGCGTCTtcctaacgtcacaacacgtctgacgtcatgttcgtttacgtgcgtctgtttcccgtgctgagattaaaaattattgcaaaatgtatATCTCAAATAAATtaagcataaaaataaaaagaaaatttatttgttttccgTGAATATAGAAAATCTCACCTCAAAAAGAgaacattttcacattttcactcgcgctacgcgatcatgaaaatatttgaaattttctcacttcccagtgagatatattttatattcactcGCAACAAACAAATGTGCTCTATTTGTTGCATGCTATGTTTCcaaaagattttattttcactACAGTAATAAAACCATCAATAACGGACTGGCGACTAGGGTCTAGATGTGTATAAGCCAAAAGTATTGAACCGCTTAAACGTTAATTTcatgagcatttttttttttttaaaaaagttccaTTAGATAAATTTAGCCATGAAAAGGACAATACAATTTCCTAATGAAATTGCTTCCgaaatatgcaatttttaagCGCATTTTTGATTTTGTCTTACATGATGTTTAGCAATATATGTGTTGCAACGTTCACAATAGGTTCCATCCAGTTTACCGTCAACAGTCGATGGCTTCCCAATAGCGTCACGAAGTGAACTGATATGTCCAAATTTCCTGTAAGCATACGTATTGAGGAAAAGTAGTTCGACTTGACTTATATTGTATGTTTCGCAAGCAGGGTATGATGGGCTATGAAGATCATGATGTTGTTTATAATTTAGTTTTCGTGACAGGCGATTTCGCCAATCTGCAGACATCTGTTTTCCACAGCAGAGCCGAAGAATATCCCAGTAGCGGAAATATTCAATAATATGCTGCATTTTTTCATCGGATAACCCAAAGATAGGCTGATATTCATAAGCAATGAAATAACCTCGTCTGGTGACCAAATCGAGATCAGCAACATACGGAATCGTGATATTTCTTTTCTCTATCCCCCGTCTACTTGCGTTTAACAGATGTTTATTCCGAGGTGACAATGAACCACTTGAAGTAATGAAAATCCAAGAATTAGGTGGTGTTTTCGGCAGAAACTTTGCGATATTATGCGTTTTTATAACGTTATATTTCTGGGATTTCTTCCTATTGAAATAGCAtcctacagattttatttcatcttCGAACACCATTGCCGTGCacaaacacaatatattgaaCTGTAGCGTTGTTGCTGTGCGTGGGATACCAAACTGTATGATGGTTTTAGGAACACTTCCcgcacataactgaaatacaatcaattaagaacatttttttaactcTACTGAAATATAATTAATCAATTAGGAACATGTTTGAACACAACTGAAATATAAGAAAGCAATTAGCCACATTGCTGGATCACGACTAGGAAATATAATTAATCAATTAGGAATATGTTTGAACACaactgaaatacattgtataagaAAGCATTTAGGCACATTGCTGAAACACGACTGAATTAGAaacatgtttatacatgtaccatcgttgacataaaataaatcaattaggAACATGTCCATAACACGACCATTTCAAGAGCATGtcttaaaataaataacaacCGTAACAAGAGGAAACGGAAGAGAAAAGTTGATAGACGTACCTAGATATAACGATAGACTGGTCCCAATGAAAAACTAAGTGTTTAGTCAAATAGTTTCCGGTAAACTGGCCACAGCCTAACATGTGTCAATCATAGAGATAGCATGGTTACAAATGTAACTTATACAGTCAGATATTCAATAGACAGCAATTTACAGAATGAAAAATCATTGACtggaaatgaaaatataacaaaataaactcCTGACTACTAGGTAGAACAAACTTCCAAGATTGCATGATACTTCCTATAGACGTTGATTTTTTTCtctatgttttacaaatattgtttGTATCTAAAGGCTTTTCAGCTTTTACTTATTAGTcgtaagtttcaaaatataaccATTCGTTCTATATAAAACATAGAATTAAATCTATAATAGAGTAAAATTTCCATGGAGCTTACACAACAAAATACGTGTATGCAGTGTTGTTCATTAAAGCTGTCGTTAATTTTACCATTTACCTCCCTGTATCAATTCCTAATTAGTATTACCCTGGAACTCATATACACATtgtgttttaaggtagtggacccgtaatgacgaTCGGCAATTTCCGGTCttttacgtattctccgtatgcgttttcggcattctccggttattataagaataattttctgttatgaccgaagaatgccgaaatcgcatacggagaatacgtaatcgcacggaattagccgattgtcattacgggtccactaccttaaaacaaaaCATTGGTACAAAGGGCAGTAAGACGAAACCACCTTAAATATCATTTACTATTGTATTCAtaatacataattgagccgtgccatgggaaaaccaacatagtgggtttgcgaccagcatggatccagaccagcctgcgcatccgcgcagtctggtcaggatccatgctgttcgctaacagtttctctaattgcaaaaggctttgaaagcgaacagcatggatcctgaccagactgcgcggatgcgcagtctggtctggatccatgctggtcgcaaacccactatgttggttttctcatggcacggctcatatatagaagGTCGGTGTCTCTACCTAGATGCTCGCGTGAGGGGCATCTGGGGTTTCCACACCAACAAAACTGGGAAATTCGCTATGTGGCGTTAACTGTGTCGTTTTCGGTATTActgtaaacccaacaaaataagacAAATGAATACGCAaaaggtatttgtttgtttcagtttaacgtaaatatactagtatatcaCATTGAGTGAACACCACATGCAATATTTTGACGAGGGGTTTAGTGCTTTGATCCTGCATGGAAAACAAACATATAGTTCCTTTTTATCTATCATTTTCAGTGGTTTTAAGTAAATTTTACCAATTTAGTACCTTGTGGTATAATATGGTCTAAAGAATCCagtttatcaattagttttaatcTACATTCAGTTTTAGATCTGTAATggattatgttattaaagaatttCGCATTTCCTTTTTCAGTTAGCTTCAGAACTGAGTCACACTGACAGTTTATATCTTCTCGCCCAGGTTATTCATACTTAGGCCACGTATGATCGTTTTGTTGTTCAATTAcaaattgtttaattttgacaAGCTGACTAAACAGAAATCATGACATGTTAATTATAAATACTTACTAATGTGTTCACGCTGTTTGTTTCATGTTTATTCAACTAATGGTCCGTTTTCCTTAAATATCGCTAATTTGGAGTGGagatagaacttcagtatcaCTTGTGCTCTCAAATAGGTTGTACACACATTATGCCTGATATTCACATACATTATTAAAATTAGTTTAGGCCATGGACTTCTATtctaacatatatatttcaaagttaCTAGTCCTATTAAATAATTGAGACTACATTTGTATACGAGAACCCTCATCCTGTTACACCACAACCTCCTTATCAATAAAATGTCTATCCAATACATGCATTGTCCCTGTGAAATTACCAGATATATGTTTCCgttttaatatttgaatgtttcaatgaaaaaatatataagaacaCTCTTCCTTACGGACTCCGGTTGGTGCCATATTGAATGTCGACTgtcgccatgggaaaaccaacatagtgggtttgcgaccagcatggatccagaccagcctgcgcatccgcgcagtctggtcaggatccatgctgttcgcttttaaagcctattggaattggagaaactgttagcgaacagcatgtatcctgaccagactgcgcggatgcgcaggctggtctggatccatgctggtcgccaacccactatgttggttttctcatggcacggctcattttaaggcaacaatacTAGCGTTTCTGCGGtactttattcattatttcagcatttttaaaccattaagcatcagatcagagatcggttaatgatttttttttctcagaagaATGACACATTTAGTTCTGTCGTTAACGTTGTCGTTAATCGtcatgttagcttccggttgggcatgcgcacatacaaatgttaAGGTACACTAGATCTACCTCCTTAATAAATGGCAAAGTTATAGTCACGCAAGGAAAACAGTATGGCGTCTGAGTGCATTTTGTTACCTGTAAAAATCTTTGAGCTCAGTATTAAACTCGTttccatataaaacatatatttcttgGTAGTTAATTGGTCAATTAGATACACATACACAAAGAAATATTGAAAGTAAGGAATAGTTATTGTAAGAGGAATATGGCAGCGctgattttcttttgtttacttgtttttttgtgtgttttttgttgttgttgttgttgttgttggtggtggtggtggtgttttTTGTTATCTCTGTCAAATGATGCCGCCAATATACACTTATCTTAACAAAGGAAAAGAAACAAATCGGTTCTAATTTCGTTTTTATAAGGAACTTCCTTGTCCGAGACagctatatatatttacaacacatATCAATCGGGAAGACTTCTTTCAAACTTTCACCACTAATCATTAATGATGGGAAGGCGTGCATTTAAGACGGAATTTAAATTGGCCCAATTTTTTCCAGAATTTATGACTCTTTGATGTTTTATAATAAAGGTTGCAAATCATGTTCAACTCCTACTTTGCAATTGTGTGCATTTCTTGCAAACTATAACAGTTGATTAGTAACGATGTGAAGTTATGCATGTAGGGTTTCTTTCACACTTTCACAGTTGATCAGTGAAGATGCGAAGTTAAGAATGAAGAATTTCTTTCAAACGTATGTTGCTCAGTACTTTTAATGATGTGAAGGTATGCAAGAAAGAAGGAATTTTAGTTTTctaggagttatgaccctttgatgtaaaaaatacctttttaaaatgatCAATTGTCATTAAATATTTGGAAAATGTGCTTGTTTCAAAATAGGTTGAAGTAGTTTAAAAATTTTCTCACATGTAATTTTCCACTTTTCCCCACATTCCTCTGATATATTGACCTAGTTCAACTCTGTCGGAAGTCTCATTCTTTTGCCATGCACTCCATTGTGCTgcattttgcagcaaaatttttACTTGATGTTACTTATGACAACACATCTTTGGACTCGTAGGTAAACTGATCTGTGCCAATTCTTCACCAAATTGTTACAGTGCAATTCAGTAATAACGTCATAACAACATTACTCGTAATTTACAAACCTGTCTGTATTGTAGTCGCTGATAAATTACAGGACAGGAAGTTGGACAGAACACAACTACAAAACCAGTTCATCCTTTTAGAGGCATTGAAGAGCCTGTTGTCATTGAGTTTCCCCGCTGTCCTGTCATCGCACAATAGGTGAGGAAATCGTAGTGGCCGGCTGTAAATTGGCATGAACATGCAGTGTGTCTCAGCAAGAAACGGCCATTGCCTCTTAAAGTTAAGCTTAGCTTGAGAATTTATAAATGTCACGTTATAGGACTTACAATAAAAAGGGGAGAAGGTGTGTAGGCGGCCTGGTAGCTCAGTCgatagagcatcggaacggtatttcGAGGTCCAGAGTTCGTGGTCCGGTctacatttttctcaccctgtgacatttggcgcccaacatgggactgTGATGGCTCTACGACGCCAATAATTGCTtatatgcttatatataaagtacccgctgaaattcgaggacgaattgtttaaaaatgccggggaaatatgtcacggtataggacttttAATAAGAAgaggagaaaatgtgtaggcggccgggtagctcagtcggcaTGGCTTCGGAacagtattccgaggccccgggttcgggTCCCGGTCTGACTGCAGATTTTTCACAAagcaaattatattttcataaatgtcaaGTTATGATACACCTAGCCACAGAATTGTCCttcaattacatttaaatttaataactAATTCCATATTACggtgaaaattattttcttaccTCCCAGCGTTTTCTTCCGTTTCCTTTTCGAGACATTTGTTCTATTTGATACATACACTTCCGTTGTTTCTTTTCATCTGTcatgcttttatttttagaatgtttttgataaaaacaatctTTACTTCTGTAAAGACCATTAAGGACAAAGTAGATAAACAGAACACATACACATGCCATTACAAACACCTGAAATGAACTTGAACTTAGAGCCATTTGAAAAATCCGCTTTAAACTATAAACGCCAAAACAAATCTGAGTTTCGCTCCGGCAGCTGGTCAGTATATGTCTCGAGATCCAAGTGTAAATAGCTTTACTATTGATCGGTTTGTCATTTTATAGCGTACAAAATAAATTGTCATCTCATTTGCTCTAGTTTTGACTAAGCTCTTCTTAATATATTCAGGAAGTTCCATATTAATGGTGATACCGTCTGAGATTTTGAAgttgtaaatttaaataattaaactaAGTAAGTAATATTAATTTTCCTTCATTTATTTTTCCCACTGTATTATCCTTATTGTTCagtaacaatatatattttggatatatatattcCACAcgatatgcatgtatatatatataatgatatatctACTTTACTATCAAACGGACGCATTGGTCTAAAGGGTTATTTAAGAATCTTTCCTACACAGAGCTGAAGGAACTTTGTTAGGCGATCGAGGCTGTAACTGGGTACCAGCAAATGGCTAGGGGTTATGTAAATTTAGTTTTATCGGTTTGTAAATAGAATCTCCCAAAACTCTTCAGAGGTTGTATTTAACCGCATTAAGAGTCATTATTAACTTTAGCCTTATTTGGCCTATACGTTatcgaaaattttgaaaattgccaTACTAGAAAGAGTGTACATTGTTAGCtatcaaaatgttaatattctaTACTGAATATAGTTTTAAGAAATTGAATTACacttattttcaaaacatgtcaCTGGGTATCATTGTTTGAGAAAataccttcggtctcggtcacaaacaatcccgcgggcttctgcagacgttaatacacaaaaaacgtgtattatccctacaatcaacgcgacacacgacacgacgcACAACATTGCAACGCGACGGACGACAAtgtaggctgaacaccactaaatccagctcttctttatttcatataaaatccacttacttcataacggttttcgacattttctagcatatcagattttcagagacttatattcacataaagaactagatcgctactttacaaaaacaaaaagaaaagtgggtgtcaacttttatataagaaaactacagttcagTAAAtgcaacccgctgaatttactacttttcgcttctttcaatttctcttttcgagacattaaattcttacgccgccatttttacccagcatgcgataggaacGTGCCGATTTCaacagaatgcaaagtgatacataatgaaacacggtagggtaaaagtaagcacgttgctgtcgagaaaatggactaggaaaggaaaaaagattaatactatttatatttggactacttgtgagaccagcggaggcttacattctatttggtagtgatcagcctgtaCAATGACACACGACATTTTATCATTTGAATGTCTCATTGTCGCTCTAAGTTTTGGCAAAATAAATGTTGCAGTAAAGATTGAGTGTCGTTCATTGTAGAGTGTCGtatcgtgtgtcgcgttgaatgtcgtgtggCGTGTCGTCTGCCGCGTTGACTATCGTGTGTCTCCCTGAGAACGCGACATAAGACAATGTGCAACGATACCAGACATTATATTGCGCAAATGTCGTGGAACTGTCGACTTAAATTCTAAACCACGATACGCaacattcaacgcgacacacgacaatgagCATCACGCAAATATTTGAAATCATTTTCTTCATTGTagagataacgcatgttttttcgtgttataatatctgcagattcccgagggattggttggtacccgagcccgttagggcgagggtaccaacgtatcccgagggattctgcaaatgttataacaggAAATGTACatgtgctaacgctattctagcataaaacgcgtaaaaactgataaatggatacaatgtctctcaacgtcattaattttccacgaaatgcgcgggaatgtctgagttgttttttacgttgacgtcattttgttttgaattatccgttttgagggtcgaatgacgtttacgctttgccacggaacgcgcatatataaaaaggtgttataatagcacgcgagcgcgagaatctctctgtttaaacacgttttctgtcctgttaaaacacccccgaaaagtgacaataacagcagttttatgctagaatatgtgAAGGATAATGTTGACTAGAGAGATtatggtcattttagtgttttcTCTAGTtttcattataataaaaaattgaaatttcttgCAGTCAATGTTATTCGAAATGTAAATGATTATGAAAAAGAGCTCACAATTAGGTTATTTTCCATGTTGCTGCCCCATATTAATGTTGATTTAGAATATCAATGACAGTGTGGCTATGTAATTTTTGTTCCCTGCACTTGCTTgcttcttaaaaaaataaatcttctgACCCGGATCTAGACTATTTTTATTGCAGGTTGAAGGCCTCAATGGTGAAGTGCAAACTGCCGATTACAGGGTGTCCCcctgaaaatgttgaaataaaggtatgaaatgaTTACGCCTGGTACATTTTGGTCtaaactttgatgagtataggtcacttttcAGCCGACTGCTCTCACCCCAACCCAATATCTGGGCCTGGTAAGAATAGAATCCATGGAAAGCAGGCCACTGACACGtttacattgttttgaaaaagtaCAGCCGATGTGGTAACtaaaataccttttcaacaaaatacatttatattataaTGAAACACAATAAATTAGGTGACGGGGTGTTATCTGAGAAATATGGTGGGAGTTTGGTGTAACATATACAAGGGCGTAATTAACAAGGGGTATGCGATGGGTGCAATCGCACCCCACCCTCCACCCTCCCCTCTTTTTCGGCAAagcttgcatttttcattacgCAAGAATACTCTTGAATGCCCAttctttgttgtttcttttccGGCTCGCTCTGGTCGCCAACTTACATATGTTTACTATTATTGTAACTTAAGTCTTTTGATGACCGCCTATGTCTCAAAGATCAATatccgtcgtctgtcgtgcgtcaacaatttctaaaaaatcttcttcttcaaaaccacgtggcagaattacaccaaacttcacaagaatgttccttgggtggccCACTTTCCAAATTGttcgaagaattgaattccatacagaactctggttgccatggcaaccgaaagggaaaactttaaaagtcttcttgtccaaaaccataggtcatagggctttaatatttggtatatagTTCCGGCGTTCCACAACGGTCAATTCTAGGGCCCctgttatttttactttatatcaaTGACATGATAGCATTATCAACAAACGAAGGTAATATTGATCTATATGCTGACGACTCGACAATATATGAATCTGATTATGATATggaaattgttgaaattaaactccaagaaaattgaaataaaatcgaaaaaaaatgGTGTATTTCAAAAACATGCTGTTACATCCATCAAAATCAAAATGTATGCTTATATGTACAAAACACAAGAAACGCAATTGTAGCAATTTGAACTTAACTATTGGTGGAtctatcatagaaaatgtaacaGTTCAAAATGTTTTAGGAATTTATATCGACAATACACTTTCGTGGGATATACAAATagataaagtatgtttaaaagtTAACTCAAAAATTGCACTATTGAAGaggattgtttattttttaacacagGATATGAAAAACTTATTCTACAATCcatatattttgtctgttttagattactgctgtacaatttggtttgtctacaggCAGTAAAGGCTCATTAAATAAGAGTTTTACACTTCAAGGAAGTGTTCCtagaattgttttaaataaagaactGCAGACAAGTAAATCTgtgtaaaatgttaaaagaactcGGATGGATGAAATTTTCTAAACGATGCAAATACCATACTGGAgtaataatatataaaactacaaaaaatcttgtaccatcttacatatcatattttaacattttccagcaatgaaatttatggccttagagcagttgtacataatgatatttcAATACCTAAATGTCgcacaaattatatgaaaagatcatttggctATAACAGTGCTAAAATATGGAATATCATTCCACAGAATATTCGTTGTGTGGATTCACTTACTTCTTtcaaaagcaaatacaaaaaaaaaaatatatatatctattagAATCTGAATGAGCTGCAACTTTTTTTTCTGCcattgctatttatttattttctttttttttgcggGTGAATGTTTATCTGagtgattttactttttttatgatttttacgatACATAGTTTTTTCCTAATTAAATGGAGTGTTTGTCAAGAGTGaatgttatatttatatgtttatcattcaaattctgtcttatattataattagataatcagtttttatctattttttgtgtgttgaattgttttattaatattatagaaggccacattgaaacttaagacgtttaatatgttctaacattgttatatatctttatgtgttaccttctttaaataaagttattattattattattatctaccaagattgatcaaattatccccctatggtcatatatggccccgccctggctgtcatatggtttacatatacttatatagggaaaactttgaaaatcttcttgtc from Mercenaria mercenaria strain notata chromosome 16, MADL_Memer_1, whole genome shotgun sequence encodes the following:
- the LOC123541465 gene encoding uncharacterized protein LOC123541465, encoding MALSSSSFQVFVMACVCVLFIYFVLNGLYRSKDCFYQKHSKNKSMTDEKKQRKCMYQIEQMSRKGNGRKRWELCAGSVPKTIIQFGIPRTATTLQFNILCLCTAMVFEDEIKSVGCYFNRKKSQKYNVIKTHNIAKFLPKTPPNSWIFITSSGSLSPRNKHLLNASRRGIEKRNITIPYVADLDLVTRRGYFIAYEYQPIFGLSDEKMQHIIEYFRYWDILRLCCGKQMSADWRNRLSRKLNYKQHHDLHSPSYPACETYNISQVELLFLNTYAYRKFGHISSLRDAIGKPSTVDGKLDGTYCERCNTYIAKHHVRQNQKCA